The Corvus hawaiiensis isolate bCorHaw1 chromosome 10, bCorHaw1.pri.cur, whole genome shotgun sequence genome includes a window with the following:
- the TRPM2 gene encoding transient receptor potential cation channel subfamily M member 2 isoform X4, producing the protein MSARGRCAKVLPSELNKVCPKRGDEPATQPRKMSDFEVVPNLQQSSSSVSKSRRKAHFPTGSNEKENLISWIPENIRKKECTYFVESSQTSDSGRIVCECGYLREQHLDDAAKLPIFLGKEWDPRRHIQEMPTDAFGDIRFTGLGQKTGKYVRVSSDTPPRVIYHLMTQHWGLDAPNLLISVTGGAKNFIMKPRLKNIFRQGLVKVAQTTGAWIITGGSHTGVMKQVGEAVRDFILSCSHKEGDIVTIGIATWGTVYNRDSLVCPMGGFPAEYVLDEENQGSLSCLDSNHSHFILVDDGTHGRYGVEIPLRTRLEKFISEQTKVKGGVAIKIPIVCVVLEGGPGTLDTIYNAITNGTPCVIVEGSGRVADVIAQVANLPVAKITIALIQKKLSILFHDTYELFTESKLVEWTKKIQDIVRSRQLLTIFREGKYGQQDVDVAILQALFKASRNQDHFGRENWDHQLKLAVAWNRVDIARSEIFTDDHDWKPSDLHPVMAAALISNKPEFVKLFLEQGVRLKEFVTWDTLVYLYDNLAPSCLFHSKLQKVLLEEREHTAGSKMPRLQMHHVSQVLRELLGCSTQPLYPKPKHTERPRLSIPVPHIKLNVQGSSLRSLCKRSAGRVTFTMDPVRDLLIWAVVQNRKELAEIIWAQSQDCMAAALACSKILKELAKEEEDTDTTDDMLALAEEYEHKAIGVFTDCYRKDEERAQKLLTRVSEAWGKTTCLQLALEAKNMNFVSHGGVQAFLTKVWWGKLCVDNGLWRVITCMLFFPLLYTNLITFREKRLQPMGCLTRLRAFFTAPIVIFLMNILSYFTFLLLFAYVLMVDFQPMPTWREYLIYFWLFSLVCEETRQLLYDPDGLGVVKMASLYIKDFWNKLDICAILVFIAGLTCRLIPSTLYPGRIILSLAFIIFCLRLMHIFTVSKTLGPKIIIVKRMMKDVFFFLFLLAVWVVSFGVAKQAILIHNEERVEWLFRGVVYHSYLTIFGQIPSYIDGVNFNIDQCSPNGTDPYKPKCPETNADNKKPIFPEWLTVILLCLYLLFTNILLLNLLIAMFNYTFQQVQEHTDQIWKFQRHDLIEEYHGRPPAPPPLILLNHLQLLVRRGLLRRPATHHKLKEKLEKNEEAALLSWEMYLKENYLQHQQCQEKQNTEQMIRDIAQRVDVLAELLDLDRVKRTGVVEQRLGSLEDQVQQSAQALRWMMQALRGNGFSSGEDVPPVGSSKALDTKEIDLEGRPEESQPPYHVLARNLLYPGSHTLRFPVPDEKVPWEVDFPLYDPPAYSADHKDMAVQDPFSLSLESLLKINYNTMDGLIDRQSFHGLYAVQDGLPLNPMGRTGLRGRGRLHCFGPNHALHPVVTRWRRNLDGSIIRKSLKKMLEVLVAQYPLSDVWALPGGSLEPGETLPLKLKWILRREFWPQFQNLLKQGTEVHKGYLDDPRNTDNAWVETVAISVHFDTQNDVEMKRLNSFLQGCDPELCIRWQVLDKRIPLHANHKELLHKVSTLLGAYY; encoded by the exons GTGTGCCCCAAGAGAGGAGATGAGCCTGCCACACAGCCCAGGAAGATGAGCGACTTTGAGGTGGTGCCcaacctgcagcagagcagtagCAGCGTCTCGAAGAGCAGGCGGAAGGCTCATTTCCCCACTGGCAGCAATGAAAAG GAAAATCTCATCTCCTGGATTCCTGAAAACATCCGGAAGAAGGAATGCACCTATTTTGTAGAAAGTTCCCAGACATCAGATTCTGG GAGGATCGTTTGTGAGTGTGGCTATCTCAGGGAACAGCACCTGGACGATGCTGCCAAACTTCCCATCTTCCTGGGGAAGGAATGGGATCCCCGCAGGCACATCCAGGAAATGCCAACGGATGCCTTCGGCGATATCCGCTTCACAGGCCTGGGACAGAAGACAGGGAAG TATGTGCGTGTCTCCTCGGATACCCCTCCACGGGTCATCTACCACCTCATGACACAGCACTGGGGCCTCGATGCACCCAACCTGCTCATCTCAGTCACCGGGGGAGCCAAAAACTTCATCATGAAGCCAAGGCTGAAGAACATCTTCCGGCAAGGGCTAGTCAAGGTGGCCCAGACCACAG GAGCCTGGATCATCACGGGGGGGTCCCACACTGGTGTGATGAAACAGGTGGGAGAGGCAGTGCGAGACTTCATCCTGAGCTGCAGCCACAAGGAGGGCGACATCGTCACCATCGGCATTGCCACCTGGGGGACCGTGTACAACCGGGACAGCCTCGTCTGCCCCATG GGGGGCTTTCCTGCTGAGTATGTGCTGGATGAGGAGAACCAAGGCAGCCTGTCATGCCTGGACAGCAACCATTCCCACTTCATCCTGGTGGATGATGGCACCCACGGGAGGTATGGGGTGGAAATCCCCCTGAGGAccaggctggagaagttcatTTCAGAGCAGACCAAGGTGAAAGGAG GCGTGGCCATCAAGATCCCCATCGTGTGTGTGGTGCTGGAAGGAGGCCCTGGGACTCTTGAT ACCATCTACAACGCCATCACCAACGGGACCCCCTGTGTGATTGTGGAAGGGTCCGGCCGTGTGGCCGATGTCATCGCCCAGGTGGCCAATCTGCCCGTGGCCAAGATAACCATCGCCTTGATCCAGAAGAAACTGAGCATCCTCTTCCATGACACCTATGAGCTCTTCACCGAGAGCAAACTGGTGGAGTGGACCAAGAAG ATCCAAGACATAGTGCGGAGCCGGCAGCTCCTGACCATCTTCAGAGAGGGCAAATACGGCCAGCAGGACGTGGATGTGGCCATCCTCCAGGCCCTCTTCAAAG CATCCCGAAACCAGGACCACTTTGGTCGTGAGAACTGGGACCACCAGCTGAAGTTGGCTGTGGCCTGGAACAGGGTGGACATTGCCCGAAGCGAGATCTTCACAGATGACCACGACTGGAAG CCCTCAGATCTCCACCCCGTGATGGCAGCTGCCCTGATTTCCAACAAGCCAGAGTTTGTGAAGCTgttcctggagcagggagtgcGTCTCAAGGAGTTTGTCACCTGGGACACCCTGGTTTACCTCTACGACAACCTGGCCCCATCCTGCCTGTTCCACAGCAAGCTGcagaaggtgctgctggaggagagagaGCACACAGCCGGCTCCAAAATGCCAAGGCTCCAGATGCACCACGTCTCCCAGGTGCtgcgggagctgctgggctgctccacACAGCCGCTGTACCCCAAGCCCAAGCACACGGAGCGGCCCCGGCTCTCCATCCCCGTGCCGCACATCAAGCTGAAC GTGCAGGGGTCAAGTCTCCGGTCCCTCTGCAAGCGCTCTGCTGGCCGAGTCACCTTCACCATGGACCCCGTCCGGGACCTGCTCATCTGGGCCGTGGTCCAGAACCGCAAGGAGCTGGCAGAAATCATCTGGGCCCAG AGCCAGGACTGCATGGCAGCTGCGCTGGCCTGCAGCAAAATCCTGAAGGAGCTggccaaggaggaggaggacacgGACACCACCGATGACATGCTGGCCCTGGCTGAGGAATACGAGCACAAGGCAATTG GCGTGTTCACAGACTGCTACCGCAAGGATGAAGAGAGAGCCCAGAAGCTTCTCACCCGTGTCTCTGAAGCCTGGGGGAAGACAACCTGTCTGCAGCTGGCGTTGGAGGCCAAGAACATGAATTTTGTGTCCCATGGGGGTGTCCAG GCTTTTCTAACCAAGGTCTGGTGGGGGAAGCTGTGTGTGGACAACGGGCTTTGGCGGGTGATTACGTGCATGCTGTTCTTCCCCCTGCTCTACACCAACCTCATCACCTTCAG ggagaagaggctgCAGCCCATGGGCTGCCTGACACGTCTCCGAGCCTTCTTCACAGCACCCATCGTCATCTTCCTCATGAACATCCTCTCCTACTTcaccttcctcctgctcttcgCATACGTCCTGATGGTTGACTTCCAGCCGATGCCAACCTGGCGGGAATACCTCATCTACTTCTGGCTCTTCTCCCTGGTGTGCGAGGAGACCCGCCAG CTGTTGTATGACCCAGACGGACTCGGGGTAGTGAAAATGGCTTCCCTGTACATCAAGGACTTCTGGAATAAGCTGGACATCTGCGCCATTCTGGTCTTTATCGCAGGGCTGACTTGCAG GCTGATCCCATCAACATTATATCCTGGGCGCATCATACTGTCCCTGGCTTTTATCATTTTCTGCCTGCGCCTGATGCACATTTTCACAGTCAGTAAAACACTGGGGCCCAAGATCATCATTGTGAAGCGCATG ATGAAGGatgtcttcttctttctcttcctgctggcAGTGTGGGTGGTGTCCTTTGGGGTGGCCAAGCAGGCTATCCTGATCCACAACGAGGAACGCGTGGAGTGGCTTTTCCGTGGCGTGGTCTATCACTCCTACCTGACCATCTTCGGGCAGATTCCCTCCTACATCGATG GGGTCAACTTCAACATCGACCAGTGCAGCCCCAATGGGACCGACCCCTACAAGCCCAAGTGTCCAGAGACAAACGCGGACAACAAGAAACCCATCTTCCCAGAATGGCTGACGGTCATCTTGCTGTGCCTGTACCTGCTCTTCACCAACATCCTCCTCCTCAACCTCCTCATCGCCATGTTCAA ctACACCTTCCAGCAGGTGCAGGAGCACACGGACCAGATCTGGAAGTTCCAGCGGCACGACCTGATCGAGGAGTACCACGGCCGCCCACCCGCGCCCCCACCCCTCATCCTGCTCAaccacctgcagctcctggtccGGCGGGGCTTGCTCCGCCGGCCGGCCACGCACCACAAGCTCA aggagaagctggagaagaaCGAAGAAGCTGCCCTTCTCTCATGGGAGATGTACCTGAAGGAGAACtacctgcagcaccagcagtgccaggagaaGCAGAACACGGAGCAGATGATCCGGGACATTGCACAGAG GGTTGATGtactggcagagctgctggactTGGACCGGGTGAAGAGGACAGGGGTAGTGGAGCAAAGACTGGGCTCTCTGGAGGACCAG GTGCAGCAGAGTGCCCAGGCCCTGAGGTGGATGATGCAGGCGCTGAGGGGCAATGGCTTCAGCTCAGGCGAGGATGTGCCGCCCGTGG GCTCCTCCAAAGCCTTGGACACCAAGGAGATTGACCTGGAGGGGAGACCCGAGGAGAGCCAGCCCCCGTACCACGTGCTTGCCCGAAACCTCCTGTACCCTGGGTCTCACACTCTCCGCTTCCCTGTGCCAGATGAGAAGGTGCCCTGGGAG GTGGATTTCCCACTCTACGACCCCCCTGCCTACTCAGCCGACCACAAGGACATGGCTGTGCAGGACCCCTTCAGCCT CTCCTTGGAGTCTCTCCTGAAGATCAACTACAACACCATGGACGGGCTGATCGACCGGCAGAGCTTCCACGGGCTCTACGCTGTGCAGGATGGGCTGCCACT GAACCCCATGGGCAGGACGGGGCTGCGAGGCCGTGGGAGGCTGCACTGCTTTGGGCCCAACCATGCCCTGCACCCTGTTGTGACCCG CTGGAGGAGGAATTTGGATGGGTCCATTATAAGGAAGAGCCTGAAGAAGATGCTGGAAGTCCTGGTGGCCCAATATCCATTGTCAGatgtctgggctctgcctggG GGGTCACTGGAGCCGGGTGAGACACTGCCACTGAAGCTCAAGTGGATCCTGCGCCGGGAGTTCTGGCCCCAGTTCCAGAACCTGCTGAAACAAGGCACTGAG GTACACAAGGGGTACCTCGACGACCCACGCAACACAGATAACGCCTGGGTGGAGACGGTCGCCATCAGCGTGCACTTCGACACCCAGAACGACGTGGAGATGAAGCGGCTGAATTCG TTCCTCCAGGGCTGCGACCCAGAGCTGTGCATCCGCTGGCAGGTGCTGGACAAGAGGATCCCCCTGCACGCCAACCACAAGGAGCTCCTGCACAAGGTCTCAACCCTCCTTGGTGCCTACTACTGA
- the TRPM2 gene encoding transient receptor potential cation channel subfamily M member 2 isoform X3: protein MSARGRCAKVLPSELNKVCPKRGDEPATQPRKMSDFEVVPNLQQSSSSVSKSRRKAHFPTGSNEKENLISWIPENIRKKECTYFVESSQTSDSGRIVCECGYLREQHLDDAAKLPIFLGKEWDPRRHIQEMPTDAFGDIRFTGLGQKTGKYVRVSSDTPPRVIYHLMTQHWGLDAPNLLISVTGGAKNFIMKPRLKNIFRQGLVKVAQTTGAWIITGGSHTGVMKQVGEAVRDFILSCSHKEGDIVTIGIATWGTVYNRDSLVCPMGGFPAEYVLDEENQGSLSCLDSNHSHFILVDDGTHGRYGVEIPLRTRLEKFISEQTKVKGGVAIKIPIVCVVLEGGPGTLDTIYNAITNGTPCVIVEGSGRVADVIAQVANLPVAKITIALIQKKLSILFHDTYELFTESKLVEWTKKIQDIVRSRQLLTIFREGKYGQQDVDVAILQALFKASRNQDHFGRENWDHQLKLAVAWNRVDIARSEIFTDDHDWKPSDLHPVMAAALISNKPEFVKLFLEQGVRLKEFVTWDTLVYLYDNLAPSCLFHSKLQKVLLEEREHTAGSKMPRLQMHHVSQVLRELLGCSTQPLYPKPKHTERPRLSIPVPHIKLNVQGSSLRSLCKRSAGRVTFTMDPVRDLLIWAVVQNRKELAEIIWAQSQDCMAAALACSKILKELAKEEEDTDTTDDMLALAEEYEHKAIGVFTDCYRKDEERAQKLLTRVSEAWGKTTCLQLALEAKNMNFVSHGGVQAFLTKVWWGKLCVDNGLWRVITCMLFFPLLYTNLITFSREKRLQPMGCLTRLRAFFTAPIVIFLMNILSYFTFLLLFAYVLMVDFQPMPTWREYLIYFWLFSLVCEETRQLLYDPDGLGVVKMASLYIKDFWNKLDICAILVFIAGLTCRLIPSTLYPGRIILSLAFIIFCLRLMHIFTVSKTLGPKIIIVKRMMKDVFFFLFLLAVWVVSFGVAKQAILIHNEERVEWLFRGVVYHSYLTIFGQIPSYIDGVNFNIDQCSPNGTDPYKPKCPETNADNKKPIFPEWLTVILLCLYLLFTNILLLNLLIAMFNYTFQQVQEHTDQIWKFQRHDLIEEYHGRPPAPPPLILLNHLQLLVRRGLLRRPATHHKLKEKLEKNEEAALLSWEMYLKENYLQHQQCQEKQNTEQMIRDIAQRVDVLAELLDLDRVKRTGVVEQRLGSLEDQVQQSAQALRWMMQALRGNGFSSGEDVPPVGSSKALDTKEIDLEGRPEESQPPYHVLARNLLYPGSHTLRFPVPDEKVPWEVDFPLYDPPAYSADHKDMAVQDPFSLSLESLLKINYNTMDGLIDRQSFHGLYAVQDGLPLNPMGRTGLRGRGRLHCFGPNHALHPVVTRWRRNLDGSIIRKSLKKMLEVLVAQYPLSDVWALPGGSLEPGETLPLKLKWILRREFWPQFQNLLKQGTEVHKGYLDDPRNTDNAWVETVAISVHFDTQNDVEMKRLNSFLQGCDPELCIRWQVLDKRIPLHANHKELLHKVSTLLGAYY from the exons GTGTGCCCCAAGAGAGGAGATGAGCCTGCCACACAGCCCAGGAAGATGAGCGACTTTGAGGTGGTGCCcaacctgcagcagagcagtagCAGCGTCTCGAAGAGCAGGCGGAAGGCTCATTTCCCCACTGGCAGCAATGAAAAG GAAAATCTCATCTCCTGGATTCCTGAAAACATCCGGAAGAAGGAATGCACCTATTTTGTAGAAAGTTCCCAGACATCAGATTCTGG GAGGATCGTTTGTGAGTGTGGCTATCTCAGGGAACAGCACCTGGACGATGCTGCCAAACTTCCCATCTTCCTGGGGAAGGAATGGGATCCCCGCAGGCACATCCAGGAAATGCCAACGGATGCCTTCGGCGATATCCGCTTCACAGGCCTGGGACAGAAGACAGGGAAG TATGTGCGTGTCTCCTCGGATACCCCTCCACGGGTCATCTACCACCTCATGACACAGCACTGGGGCCTCGATGCACCCAACCTGCTCATCTCAGTCACCGGGGGAGCCAAAAACTTCATCATGAAGCCAAGGCTGAAGAACATCTTCCGGCAAGGGCTAGTCAAGGTGGCCCAGACCACAG GAGCCTGGATCATCACGGGGGGGTCCCACACTGGTGTGATGAAACAGGTGGGAGAGGCAGTGCGAGACTTCATCCTGAGCTGCAGCCACAAGGAGGGCGACATCGTCACCATCGGCATTGCCACCTGGGGGACCGTGTACAACCGGGACAGCCTCGTCTGCCCCATG GGGGGCTTTCCTGCTGAGTATGTGCTGGATGAGGAGAACCAAGGCAGCCTGTCATGCCTGGACAGCAACCATTCCCACTTCATCCTGGTGGATGATGGCACCCACGGGAGGTATGGGGTGGAAATCCCCCTGAGGAccaggctggagaagttcatTTCAGAGCAGACCAAGGTGAAAGGAG GCGTGGCCATCAAGATCCCCATCGTGTGTGTGGTGCTGGAAGGAGGCCCTGGGACTCTTGAT ACCATCTACAACGCCATCACCAACGGGACCCCCTGTGTGATTGTGGAAGGGTCCGGCCGTGTGGCCGATGTCATCGCCCAGGTGGCCAATCTGCCCGTGGCCAAGATAACCATCGCCTTGATCCAGAAGAAACTGAGCATCCTCTTCCATGACACCTATGAGCTCTTCACCGAGAGCAAACTGGTGGAGTGGACCAAGAAG ATCCAAGACATAGTGCGGAGCCGGCAGCTCCTGACCATCTTCAGAGAGGGCAAATACGGCCAGCAGGACGTGGATGTGGCCATCCTCCAGGCCCTCTTCAAAG CATCCCGAAACCAGGACCACTTTGGTCGTGAGAACTGGGACCACCAGCTGAAGTTGGCTGTGGCCTGGAACAGGGTGGACATTGCCCGAAGCGAGATCTTCACAGATGACCACGACTGGAAG CCCTCAGATCTCCACCCCGTGATGGCAGCTGCCCTGATTTCCAACAAGCCAGAGTTTGTGAAGCTgttcctggagcagggagtgcGTCTCAAGGAGTTTGTCACCTGGGACACCCTGGTTTACCTCTACGACAACCTGGCCCCATCCTGCCTGTTCCACAGCAAGCTGcagaaggtgctgctggaggagagagaGCACACAGCCGGCTCCAAAATGCCAAGGCTCCAGATGCACCACGTCTCCCAGGTGCtgcgggagctgctgggctgctccacACAGCCGCTGTACCCCAAGCCCAAGCACACGGAGCGGCCCCGGCTCTCCATCCCCGTGCCGCACATCAAGCTGAAC GTGCAGGGGTCAAGTCTCCGGTCCCTCTGCAAGCGCTCTGCTGGCCGAGTCACCTTCACCATGGACCCCGTCCGGGACCTGCTCATCTGGGCCGTGGTCCAGAACCGCAAGGAGCTGGCAGAAATCATCTGGGCCCAG AGCCAGGACTGCATGGCAGCTGCGCTGGCCTGCAGCAAAATCCTGAAGGAGCTggccaaggaggaggaggacacgGACACCACCGATGACATGCTGGCCCTGGCTGAGGAATACGAGCACAAGGCAATTG GCGTGTTCACAGACTGCTACCGCAAGGATGAAGAGAGAGCCCAGAAGCTTCTCACCCGTGTCTCTGAAGCCTGGGGGAAGACAACCTGTCTGCAGCTGGCGTTGGAGGCCAAGAACATGAATTTTGTGTCCCATGGGGGTGTCCAG GCTTTTCTAACCAAGGTCTGGTGGGGGAAGCTGTGTGTGGACAACGGGCTTTGGCGGGTGATTACGTGCATGCTGTTCTTCCCCCTGCTCTACACCAACCTCATCACCTTCAG cagggagaagaggctgCAGCCCATGGGCTGCCTGACACGTCTCCGAGCCTTCTTCACAGCACCCATCGTCATCTTCCTCATGAACATCCTCTCCTACTTcaccttcctcctgctcttcgCATACGTCCTGATGGTTGACTTCCAGCCGATGCCAACCTGGCGGGAATACCTCATCTACTTCTGGCTCTTCTCCCTGGTGTGCGAGGAGACCCGCCAG CTGTTGTATGACCCAGACGGACTCGGGGTAGTGAAAATGGCTTCCCTGTACATCAAGGACTTCTGGAATAAGCTGGACATCTGCGCCATTCTGGTCTTTATCGCAGGGCTGACTTGCAG GCTGATCCCATCAACATTATATCCTGGGCGCATCATACTGTCCCTGGCTTTTATCATTTTCTGCCTGCGCCTGATGCACATTTTCACAGTCAGTAAAACACTGGGGCCCAAGATCATCATTGTGAAGCGCATG ATGAAGGatgtcttcttctttctcttcctgctggcAGTGTGGGTGGTGTCCTTTGGGGTGGCCAAGCAGGCTATCCTGATCCACAACGAGGAACGCGTGGAGTGGCTTTTCCGTGGCGTGGTCTATCACTCCTACCTGACCATCTTCGGGCAGATTCCCTCCTACATCGATG GGGTCAACTTCAACATCGACCAGTGCAGCCCCAATGGGACCGACCCCTACAAGCCCAAGTGTCCAGAGACAAACGCGGACAACAAGAAACCCATCTTCCCAGAATGGCTGACGGTCATCTTGCTGTGCCTGTACCTGCTCTTCACCAACATCCTCCTCCTCAACCTCCTCATCGCCATGTTCAA ctACACCTTCCAGCAGGTGCAGGAGCACACGGACCAGATCTGGAAGTTCCAGCGGCACGACCTGATCGAGGAGTACCACGGCCGCCCACCCGCGCCCCCACCCCTCATCCTGCTCAaccacctgcagctcctggtccGGCGGGGCTTGCTCCGCCGGCCGGCCACGCACCACAAGCTCA aggagaagctggagaagaaCGAAGAAGCTGCCCTTCTCTCATGGGAGATGTACCTGAAGGAGAACtacctgcagcaccagcagtgccaggagaaGCAGAACACGGAGCAGATGATCCGGGACATTGCACAGAG GGTTGATGtactggcagagctgctggactTGGACCGGGTGAAGAGGACAGGGGTAGTGGAGCAAAGACTGGGCTCTCTGGAGGACCAG GTGCAGCAGAGTGCCCAGGCCCTGAGGTGGATGATGCAGGCGCTGAGGGGCAATGGCTTCAGCTCAGGCGAGGATGTGCCGCCCGTGG GCTCCTCCAAAGCCTTGGACACCAAGGAGATTGACCTGGAGGGGAGACCCGAGGAGAGCCAGCCCCCGTACCACGTGCTTGCCCGAAACCTCCTGTACCCTGGGTCTCACACTCTCCGCTTCCCTGTGCCAGATGAGAAGGTGCCCTGGGAG GTGGATTTCCCACTCTACGACCCCCCTGCCTACTCAGCCGACCACAAGGACATGGCTGTGCAGGACCCCTTCAGCCT CTCCTTGGAGTCTCTCCTGAAGATCAACTACAACACCATGGACGGGCTGATCGACCGGCAGAGCTTCCACGGGCTCTACGCTGTGCAGGATGGGCTGCCACT GAACCCCATGGGCAGGACGGGGCTGCGAGGCCGTGGGAGGCTGCACTGCTTTGGGCCCAACCATGCCCTGCACCCTGTTGTGACCCG CTGGAGGAGGAATTTGGATGGGTCCATTATAAGGAAGAGCCTGAAGAAGATGCTGGAAGTCCTGGTGGCCCAATATCCATTGTCAGatgtctgggctctgcctggG GGGTCACTGGAGCCGGGTGAGACACTGCCACTGAAGCTCAAGTGGATCCTGCGCCGGGAGTTCTGGCCCCAGTTCCAGAACCTGCTGAAACAAGGCACTGAG GTACACAAGGGGTACCTCGACGACCCACGCAACACAGATAACGCCTGGGTGGAGACGGTCGCCATCAGCGTGCACTTCGACACCCAGAACGACGTGGAGATGAAGCGGCTGAATTCG TTCCTCCAGGGCTGCGACCCAGAGCTGTGCATCCGCTGGCAGGTGCTGGACAAGAGGATCCCCCTGCACGCCAACCACAAGGAGCTCCTGCACAAGGTCTCAACCCTCCTTGGTGCCTACTACTGA